The following are from one region of the Klebsiella aerogenes genome:
- the sspA gene encoding stringent starvation protein SspA has translation MAVAANKRSVMTLFSGPTDIYSHQVRIVLAEKGVSFEIEHVEKDNPPQDLIDLNPNQSVPTLVDRELTLWESRIIMEYLDERFPHPPLMPVYPVARGESRLYMQRIEKDWYSLMNTIQTGTAAQADAARKQLREELQAIAPVFTQKPYFLSDEFSLVDCYLAPLLWRLPVLGVELVGAGAKELKGYMTRVFERDSFLASLTEAEREMRLGRG, from the coding sequence ATGGCTGTCGCTGCCAACAAACGTTCGGTAATGACGCTGTTTTCTGGTCCTACTGACATCTATAGCCATCAGGTCCGCATTGTGCTGGCCGAAAAAGGTGTCAGTTTTGAGATAGAGCACGTGGAGAAGGATAACCCGCCTCAGGATCTGATTGACCTCAACCCGAATCAAAGCGTTCCGACGCTGGTGGATCGTGAGCTCACTCTGTGGGAATCCCGCATCATTATGGAATACCTGGATGAGCGTTTCCCGCATCCGCCGCTGATGCCGGTTTATCCGGTAGCGCGTGGTGAAAGCCGCCTGTACATGCAGCGTATTGAGAAGGATTGGTATTCTTTGATGAACACTATCCAGACCGGTACCGCCGCTCAGGCTGATGCCGCTCGTAAGCAGCTGCGCGAAGAACTGCAGGCGATTGCGCCGGTCTTCACCCAGAAGCCTTACTTCCTGAGCGATGAGTTCAGCCTGGTGGATTGCTACCTGGCTCCGTTGCTGTGGCGTTTGCCGGTTCTCGGCGTAGAACTGGTTGGCGCAGGCGCGAAAGAGCTCAAGGGCTATATGACTCGCGTCTTCGAACGTGATTCCTTCCTCGCTTCTTTAACTGAAGCCGAGCGTGAAATGCGCCTCGGCCGGGGCTAA
- the sspB gene encoding ClpXP protease specificity-enhancing factor, whose product MDVSQLTPRRPYLLRAFYEWLLDNQLTPHLVVDVTLPGVLVPMEYARDGQIVLNIAPRAVGNLELANDEVRFNARFGGVPRNVSVPLAAVLAIYARENGAGTMFEPEAAYDEDVGSLNDDDVAPESENETVMSVIDGDKPDNHDDDPDDTPPPPRGGRPALRVVK is encoded by the coding sequence ATGGATGTATCACAGCTGACGCCGCGTCGTCCGTACCTGTTGCGGGCGTTCTATGAGTGGCTGCTGGATAACCAGCTAACGCCGCATTTGGTCGTCGATGTGACGCTGCCAGGCGTTCTCGTGCCAATGGAGTATGCTCGTGACGGCCAAATCGTTCTGAATATTGCGCCGCGTGCCGTGGGCAATCTGGAACTGGCAAACGACGAAGTGCGTTTTAACGCGCGCTTTGGCGGCGTACCGCGCAACGTTTCCGTACCGCTGGCTGCGGTACTCGCGATCTATGCCCGTGAAAACGGCGCAGGAACGATGTTTGAACCTGAAGCGGCTTATGACGAAGATGTCGGCAGCCTCAATGATGACGACGTCGCGCCTGAGAGCGAAAACGAAACGGTGATGTCGGTGATTGATGGCGATAAGCCGGATAATCACGATGACGATCCTGACGACACGCCACCGCCGCCGCGCGGTGGTCGTCCAGCGCTGCGCGTTGTGAAGTAA
- the rplM gene encoding 50S ribosomal protein L13: MKTFTAKPETVKRDWYVVDATGKTLGRLATELARRLRGKHKAEYTPHVDTGDYIIVLNAEKVAVTGNKREDKMYYHHTGHIGGIKEATFEEMIARRPERVIEIAVKGMLPKGPLGRAMYRKLKVYAGNEHNHAAQQPQVLDI; this comes from the coding sequence ATGAAAACTTTTACAGCTAAACCAGAAACCGTAAAACGCGACTGGTATGTTGTTGACGCGACCGGTAAAACTCTGGGCCGTCTGGCTACTGAACTGGCTCGTCGCCTGCGCGGTAAGCACAAAGCGGAATACACTCCGCACGTAGATACTGGTGATTACATCATCGTTCTGAACGCAGAAAAAGTTGCTGTAACCGGCAACAAGCGCGAAGACAAAATGTACTACCATCACACCGGCCACATCGGTGGTATCAAAGAAGCGACCTTTGAAGAGATGATTGCTCGCCGTCCTGAGCGTGTGATTGAAATCGCGGTTAAAGGCATGCTGCCAAAAGGCCCGCTGGGTCGTGCTATGTACCGTAAACTGAAAGTTTACGCGGGTAACGAGCACAACCACGCGGCACAGCAACCGCAAGTTCTTGACATCTAA
- the gltD gene encoding glutamate synthase subunit GltD produces the protein MSQNVYQFIDLQRVDPPKKPLKIRKIEFVEIYEPFSEGQAKAQADRCLSCGNPYCEWKCPVHNYIPNWLKLANEGRIFEAAELSHQTNTLPEVCGRVCPQDRLCEGSCTLNDEFGAVTIGNIERYINDKAFEMGWRPDLSGVKQTGKTVAIIGAGPAGLACADVLTRNGVKAVVFDRHPEIGGLLTFGIPAFKLEKEVMTRRREIFTGMGIEFKLNTEVGRDVQIDDLLKDYDAVFLGVGTYQSMRGGLENEEANGVYDALPFLIANTKQIMGFGETADEPYVSMEGKRVVVLGGGDTAMDCVRTSVRQEATHVICAYRRDEENMPGSKREVKNAREEGVEFQFNVQPLGVEVNANGKVCGVKMARTEMGQPDAKGRRRAEIVAGSEHVVPADAVVMAFGFRPHRMEWLAKHSVELDSQGRVIAPEGSDNAFQTSNPKIFAGGDIVRGSDLVVTAIAEGRKAADGILNYLEV, from the coding sequence ATGAGTCAGAACGTATACCAATTTATCGACCTGCAGCGCGTTGATCCACCAAAGAAACCGCTGAAGATCCGCAAAATTGAGTTTGTAGAAATTTACGAGCCGTTTTCAGAAGGCCAGGCCAAAGCGCAGGCGGATCGCTGCCTCTCCTGCGGCAACCCGTACTGCGAATGGAAGTGCCCGGTCCACAACTACATCCCGAACTGGCTGAAGCTGGCCAACGAGGGGCGTATTTTTGAAGCGGCGGAGCTGTCGCATCAAACCAACACCCTGCCGGAAGTCTGCGGGCGCGTATGCCCGCAGGACCGTCTGTGCGAAGGTTCCTGTACCCTAAATGATGAGTTCGGCGCGGTGACCATCGGCAACATCGAACGCTATATCAACGATAAAGCGTTCGAGATGGGCTGGCGTCCGGATCTGTCTGGTGTGAAACAAACCGGCAAAACCGTCGCCATTATCGGCGCCGGTCCGGCAGGTCTGGCCTGCGCCGACGTGTTGACCCGTAACGGCGTGAAAGCGGTGGTGTTTGACCGTCATCCGGAAATCGGCGGTCTGCTGACCTTCGGCATTCCGGCGTTTAAGCTGGAAAAAGAGGTGATGACCCGCCGCCGTGAAATCTTCACCGGCATGGGTATTGAGTTCAAACTCAATACTGAAGTGGGCCGTGACGTGCAGATCGACGACTTGCTGAAAGACTACGATGCCGTGTTCCTGGGCGTCGGCACCTATCAGTCAATGCGCGGCGGGCTGGAAAACGAAGAGGCCAACGGCGTGTACGACGCGCTGCCGTTCCTGATCGCCAATACCAAGCAGATCATGGGCTTTGGCGAAACGGCGGACGAGCCATACGTCAGTATGGAAGGCAAACGCGTTGTGGTACTTGGCGGCGGCGACACCGCGATGGACTGCGTGCGCACCTCGGTACGCCAGGAAGCAACCCACGTTATCTGCGCCTATCGCCGTGACGAAGAAAACATGCCGGGCTCAAAACGCGAAGTGAAAAACGCGCGCGAAGAAGGCGTCGAATTCCAGTTCAACGTCCAGCCGCTGGGTGTGGAAGTCAATGCCAACGGCAAAGTGTGCGGCGTGAAAATGGCGCGCACCGAAATGGGTCAACCGGATGCGAAAGGCCGCCGTCGTGCGGAAATCGTCGCCGGTTCCGAGCACGTCGTGCCAGCTGATGCGGTGGTGATGGCATTTGGTTTCCGTCCACACCGTATGGAGTGGCTGGCTAAGCATAGCGTCGAGCTGGATTCTCAGGGCCGAGTTATCGCTCCGGAAGGCAGCGATAATGCGTTCCAGACCAGCAACCCGAAGATCTTTGCCGGCGGCGATATCGTCCGTGGCTCAGACCTGGTGGTGACGGCGATTGCCGAAGGCCGTAAAGCGGCGGATGGTATTCTGAACTATCTGGAAGTGTAA
- the zapE gene encoding cell division protein ZapE — MQSLSPTSRYLLALKEGSHQPDDVQQEAVSRLDTIYRELQEKPAAIAPGGGGLRAKFGKLLGKREPTAETTAVRGLYMWGGVGRGKTWLMDMFYQSLPGERKQRLHFHRFMLRVHEELTTLQGHSDPLEIVADRFKAETDVLCFDEFFVSDITDAMLLGGLMKALFSRGITLVATSNIPPDDLYRNGLQRARFLPAIEAIKQHCDIMNVDAGIDYRLRTLTQAHLWLSPLNEETQQQMDKLWLALAGAKREQMPTLEINHRPLPTLGAENQTLAASFATLCVDARSQHDYIALSRLFHTVMLFEVPVMTTQLESEARRFIALVDEFYERHVKLVVSAAVPLYEIYQGERLKFEFQRCLSRLQEMQSEEYLKQPHMP, encoded by the coding sequence ATGCAAAGCCTGTCCCCAACATCGCGTTACCTTTTAGCTCTCAAAGAGGGCAGCCATCAACCCGACGACGTCCAACAAGAAGCGGTTAGCCGCCTGGATACGATTTACCGTGAACTACAGGAAAAACCGGCTGCCATAGCGCCAGGCGGCGGTGGCCTGCGTGCAAAATTTGGCAAACTGCTCGGCAAACGCGAGCCGACGGCGGAAACCACCGCAGTTCGTGGCCTTTATATGTGGGGGGGCGTCGGACGCGGCAAAACCTGGCTGATGGATATGTTTTATCAAAGCCTGCCGGGCGAGCGTAAGCAGCGCCTGCACTTCCATCGTTTTATGCTGCGCGTACATGAAGAGTTGACCACCCTGCAGGGGCATAGCGACCCGTTGGAAATCGTTGCCGACCGCTTTAAAGCGGAAACTGACGTACTGTGCTTCGACGAGTTTTTTGTCTCCGATATCACCGACGCCATGCTACTCGGCGGTTTAATGAAAGCACTCTTCTCGCGCGGGATTACGCTGGTCGCCACGTCGAACATTCCGCCGGATGACCTCTACCGCAACGGCCTGCAGCGCGCGCGTTTCCTGCCGGCGATTGAAGCGATTAAACAACATTGCGACATTATGAATGTCGATGCGGGGATCGATTACCGTCTGCGTACCTTAACCCAGGCGCATTTGTGGCTGTCGCCGCTCAATGAAGAGACGCAGCAGCAAATGGACAAGCTCTGGCTGGCGCTGGCAGGCGCGAAACGCGAGCAGATGCCGACGCTGGAGATCAACCACCGTCCGCTACCGACGCTGGGCGCGGAAAACCAGACCCTGGCGGCGTCGTTCGCTACCCTGTGCGTCGATGCGCGCAGCCAGCACGATTACATCGCGCTCTCGCGCCTGTTCCATACCGTCATGCTGTTTGAGGTGCCGGTGATGACGACGCAGCTGGAGAGCGAGGCGCGACGCTTTATCGCGCTGGTGGATGAGTTCTATGAGCGCCACGTTAAGCTGGTGGTCAGCGCGGCGGTGCCGCTGTACGAGATTTACCAGGGCGAGCGCCTGAAATTTGAGTTCCAGCGCTGCTTATCGCGCCTGCAGGAGATGCAGAGCGAAGAGTATCTGAAGCAGCCGCACATGCCCTGA
- the degQ gene encoding serine endoprotease DegQ — protein MKKQTLLLSALALSIGLSLSALPPAAASLPTQVPGQGALPSLAPMLEKVLPAVVSVQVEGTASAAQNMPEELKKYFGDNAPQEQAQPFEGLGSGVIIDAAKGYVLTNNHVISQAQKISIQLNDGREFDAKLVGSDEQSDIALLQILKPSNLTQITIADSDKLRVGDFAVAVGNPFGLGQTATSGIISALGRSGLNLEGLENFIQTDASINRGNSGGALLNLNGELIGINTAILAPGGGSIGIGFAIPSNMAKTLADQLIQYGEIKRGLLGIKGMEMSADIAKAMNINAQRGAFVSEVLANSGSAKAGIKSGDVIVSMNGKPLSSFAELRSRIATTAPGTKVKLGLLRDGKPLDVEVTLDKSTSSTASAELIIPALQGAALSDGQLKDGTKGVSIDNVDKGSAAAQVGLHKDDLIIGLNRQRVRSIAELRKALETKPAVIALNVLRGNESIYLLLR, from the coding sequence ATGAAGAAACAGACTTTGCTGTTGAGTGCGTTAGCGTTAAGCATCGGGTTATCGTTGTCGGCCCTGCCCCCGGCGGCGGCATCATTGCCGACCCAGGTTCCAGGCCAGGGCGCGTTGCCAAGCCTCGCGCCGATGCTGGAGAAAGTGCTGCCTGCGGTGGTGAGCGTGCAGGTGGAAGGCACCGCTTCCGCTGCGCAAAATATGCCGGAAGAGTTGAAAAAATACTTCGGTGATAACGCGCCGCAAGAGCAGGCACAACCGTTTGAAGGTCTCGGCTCCGGCGTCATCATCGACGCGGCCAAGGGCTACGTCCTGACCAACAACCATGTGATCAGCCAGGCGCAGAAAATCAGCATCCAGCTAAACGACGGCCGCGAGTTCGACGCTAAACTGGTTGGCAGTGATGAACAGAGCGATATCGCCCTGCTGCAGATATTAAAACCCAGCAACCTGACGCAAATCACCATTGCAGATTCCGACAAGCTACGCGTCGGCGATTTTGCCGTTGCCGTCGGCAACCCGTTCGGCCTCGGCCAGACCGCCACGTCCGGCATTATCTCCGCCCTGGGCCGCAGCGGCCTTAACCTTGAGGGGTTGGAAAACTTTATCCAGACCGACGCCTCAATTAACCGCGGCAACTCCGGCGGCGCGCTGCTGAACCTCAACGGCGAGCTGATCGGCATTAATACCGCCATTCTGGCGCCGGGCGGCGGCAGCATCGGCATCGGCTTCGCTATCCCCAGTAATATGGCGAAAACCCTTGCCGACCAGTTGATCCAGTACGGTGAAATCAAACGCGGCCTACTGGGTATTAAAGGTATGGAAATGAGCGCGGATATCGCTAAAGCGATGAACATCAACGCTCAGCGCGGCGCCTTCGTCAGCGAAGTCCTGGCGAACTCCGGCTCGGCGAAAGCGGGAATTAAATCCGGCGACGTCATCGTCAGCATGAACGGCAAACCGCTGAGCAGCTTTGCCGAGCTGCGTTCACGCATCGCGACCACTGCGCCGGGCACCAAAGTCAAACTGGGTCTGCTGCGCGACGGCAAGCCGCTGGACGTTGAAGTGACGCTGGATAAGAGCACCTCTTCCACCGCCAGCGCCGAGCTGATTATCCCTGCTCTGCAAGGGGCAGCGCTGAGCGATGGCCAGTTGAAAGACGGTACCAAAGGCGTGAGTATCGATAACGTCGATAAAGGCAGCGCGGCGGCGCAGGTTGGCCTGCATAAAGACGATCTGATTATCGGCCTCAACCGCCAGCGCGTGCGCTCCATCGCCGAGCTACGTAAGGCGCTGGAAACCAAACCGGCGGTTATCGCGCTGAATGTTCTGCGCGGCAACGAAAGCATTTACCTGCTGCTACGCTGA
- the degS gene encoding outer membrane-stress sensor serine endopeptidase DegS, whose product MPGKLLRSVLIGLIVGGILLAAMPSLRQWQLSSAAPSDTADESPVSYNAAVRRAAPAVVNVYNRALNGTSHNQLTLGSGVIMDQRGYILTNKHVINDADQIIIALQDGRVFEALLVGSDTLTDLAVLKINANGGLPVIPINPKRVPHIGDVVLAIGNPYNLGQTITQGIISATGRIGLNPTGRQNFLQTDASINHGNSGGALVNSLGELMGINTLSFDKSNDGETPEGIGFAIPFQLATKIMDKLIRDGRVIRGYIGISGREIAPMHAQGGGMDQIQGIVVNDVAPDGPAAQAGIRANDVIISVNDKPAVSALETMDQVAEIRPGSEIPVVIMRDDKKMTLHVAVQEYPATN is encoded by the coding sequence ATGCCTGGAAAGCTTTTACGTTCAGTACTTATCGGTTTAATCGTCGGCGGCATTCTGCTGGCCGCTATGCCTTCGCTGCGCCAATGGCAGCTGTCGTCGGCGGCGCCGAGCGATACTGCTGATGAATCGCCAGTCAGCTATAACGCCGCGGTGCGCCGCGCCGCGCCGGCGGTGGTCAACGTCTATAACCGCGCGCTGAACGGCACCAGCCATAACCAGCTGACGCTTGGCTCCGGCGTTATCATGGATCAGCGCGGATATATCCTTACCAACAAACACGTTATCAACGATGCCGATCAGATTATCATCGCGCTGCAGGATGGTCGGGTATTTGAAGCGTTGCTGGTCGGCTCAGATACCCTCACTGACCTCGCGGTGTTAAAAATCAACGCTAACGGCGGCCTGCCGGTGATCCCGATTAATCCGAAACGCGTGCCGCATATCGGCGATGTAGTGCTGGCGATTGGCAACCCGTATAACCTCGGACAAACCATCACTCAGGGGATTATCAGCGCCACCGGTCGTATCGGCCTGAACCCTACCGGGCGCCAGAATTTCCTACAGACCGATGCTTCCATCAACCACGGTAACTCGGGCGGCGCGCTAGTCAATTCACTGGGCGAACTGATGGGCATCAACACCCTGTCGTTTGATAAGAGCAATGACGGCGAAACACCGGAAGGGATCGGCTTTGCGATCCCATTCCAGTTGGCGACCAAGATCATGGATAAACTGATCCGCGATGGTCGGGTGATTCGCGGTTATATTGGGATCAGCGGACGCGAGATCGCGCCAATGCACGCACAGGGCGGCGGTATGGATCAGATCCAGGGGATCGTCGTCAATGACGTCGCGCCGGATGGCCCGGCGGCACAGGCAGGGATCCGCGCGAATGACGTGATCATCTCGGTGAATGATAAACCGGCGGTCTCGGCGCTGGAAACCATGGATCAGGTCGCGGAAATCCGTCCGGGTTCTGAAATCCCGGTGGTTATCATGCGCGATGATAAGAAAATGACCCTGCACGTTGCGGTGCAAGAGTACCCGGCGACAAACTAA
- the zapG gene encoding Z-ring associated protein ZapG, translated as MTWEYALIGLVVGIIIGAVAMRFGNRKLRQQQALQFELEKNKADLEEYREELVSHFARSAELLDNMADDYRQLYQHMAKSSSNLLPETMADANPFRNRLAESEASNDQAPVQIPRDYSEGASGLLRGGAKRD; from the coding sequence ATGACCTGGGAATACGCGCTAATTGGATTAGTCGTCGGTATCATCATCGGTGCCGTCGCCATGCGTTTTGGTAACCGCAAATTGCGTCAACAACAAGCGCTGCAATTCGAACTGGAAAAGAATAAAGCAGACCTTGAAGAGTATCGCGAAGAGCTGGTCAGTCATTTTGCGCGCAGCGCAGAGCTGCTTGACAACATGGCGGATGATTACCGCCAGCTGTATCAACACATGGCGAAAAGCTCCAGCAACCTGCTGCCGGAGACCATGGCGGACGCCAACCCATTCCGCAACCGCCTGGCTGAATCCGAAGCCAGCAACGATCAGGCGCCGGTGCAGATACCGCGCGATTATTCAGAAGGCGCATCCGGCCTGCTGCGCGGTGGCGCAAAACGCGATTAA
- the rpsI gene encoding 30S ribosomal protein S9, producing MAENQYYGTGRRKSSAARVFIKPGNGKIVINQRSLEQYFGRETARMVVRQPLELVDMVEKLDLYITVKGGGISGQAGAIRHGITRALMEYDESLRSELRKAGFVTRDARQVERKKVGLRKARRRPQFSKR from the coding sequence ATGGCTGAAAATCAATACTACGGCACTGGTCGCCGCAAAAGTTCCGCAGCTCGCGTTTTCATCAAACCGGGCAACGGCAAAATCGTAATCAACCAGCGTTCGCTGGAACAGTACTTCGGTCGTGAAACTGCCCGCATGGTAGTTCGTCAGCCGCTGGAACTGGTCGACATGGTTGAGAAACTGGATCTGTACATCACTGTTAAAGGTGGTGGTATCTCTGGTCAGGCTGGTGCGATCCGTCACGGTATCACCCGCGCTCTGATGGAGTACGACGAGTCCCTGCGTTCTGAACTGCGTAAAGCTGGCTTCGTTACTCGTGACGCTCGTCAGGTTGAACGTAAGAAAGTCGGTCTGCGTAAAGCACGTCGTCGTCCGCAGTTCTCCAAACGTTAA
- the mdh gene encoding malate dehydrogenase, with amino-acid sequence MKVAVLGAAGGIGQALALLLKTQLPSGSELSLYDIAPVTPGVAVDLSHIPTDVKIKGFSGDDATPALEGADVVLISAGVARKPGMDRSDLFNVNAGIVKNLVQQIAKTSPQACIGIITNPVNTTVAIAAEVLKKAGVYDKNKLFGVTTLDIIRSNTFVAELKGKSATELEVPVIGGHSGVTILPLLSQIPGVSFSEQEVADLTKRIQNAGTEVVEAKAGGGSATLSMGQAAARFGLSLVRAMQGEKGVVECAYVEGDGQYARFFSQPLLLGKNGVEERQSIGKLSAFEQQALEGMLDTLKKDIALGEDFVNK; translated from the coding sequence ATGAAAGTTGCAGTCCTCGGCGCCGCTGGCGGAATCGGCCAGGCGCTTGCCCTACTACTTAAGACCCAACTGCCTTCAGGTTCAGAGCTCTCGTTGTACGACATCGCTCCGGTAACGCCGGGCGTGGCGGTAGATCTAAGTCATATCCCCACAGACGTAAAAATCAAAGGTTTCTCCGGTGATGATGCAACCCCGGCGCTGGAAGGCGCTGATGTGGTGCTGATTTCCGCGGGCGTAGCGCGTAAGCCCGGGATGGATCGTTCCGACTTATTTAATGTCAACGCCGGCATCGTTAAAAACCTGGTGCAGCAGATTGCGAAAACCAGTCCGCAGGCCTGCATCGGCATTATTACTAACCCGGTGAATACCACCGTGGCTATCGCTGCCGAAGTGCTGAAAAAAGCGGGCGTATACGATAAAAACAAACTGTTTGGCGTGACCACACTGGACATCATCCGCTCCAATACCTTTGTCGCTGAACTGAAAGGTAAATCCGCGACTGAGCTCGAAGTACCGGTTATCGGCGGCCACTCTGGCGTCACCATCCTGCCTTTGCTGTCGCAGATCCCAGGCGTCAGCTTTAGCGAGCAGGAAGTCGCTGATCTCACCAAACGTATTCAAAACGCCGGTACCGAAGTCGTGGAAGCGAAGGCGGGCGGCGGTTCGGCGACGTTGTCGATGGGCCAGGCGGCCGCGCGTTTTGGTCTCTCTCTGGTTCGTGCGATGCAGGGGGAAAAAGGCGTTGTTGAGTGCGCTTACGTCGAAGGTGACGGTCAGTATGCTCGCTTCTTCTCACAGCCGCTGTTGTTGGGCAAAAATGGTGTGGAAGAGCGCCAGTCCATCGGCAAGCTCAGCGCTTTTGAACAACAGGCGCTGGAAGGTATGCTGGATACGTTGAAGAAAGACATCGCCCTCGGCGAAGATTTCGTGAATAAGTAA